The Streptomyces halobius genomic interval GCGCATCGTCGCGGGTGGGGCATCTGCCCGGTGGCCCTGCGCGTCGCGCCCTGCAGACCGGGTTCGTCTGGGCCAGGACTGTGAAAGCGGCGCGGCCACGACTGCCACGACAATCGATCACGGCTGCTGAAGCCTGCGCTGACCGCTCTGATCCCATGCCGCAGGCGCGTCCCGGCTGCCGCGAACTGCTCCAGGCGCACCTCGGCTCGCAAGGCGGCCTGCCGAGCGAGCCGAGGATTCACGGAAAATGGCGGTATTCACATCCCGGTAAGGAGGAGGACGATAAAACTACAATGAACTTCGAATAAAGCCTTCCCTTATTTGATTGTGCTCCTCAACCGCCGGTTCGGCAAGCAACGGCCAGCAGCGCCTGCGCCTCTCCAGGTCGCCCCAGCCTGCGCTTCGTACAACGACGGGGGCGCCGAGCCCGCACAATGGATTCGGTCGCACCGCAGTCGCTGCCCCGCGGCTCCAGCGATGGCTGGAGCCGGAGATTCACCGACCCGCGGTTTCGCGGGCCACTGAATCATCCGGTGCATCCTCGGAGCGCTGTACAGGCGACAGCGCGGTGCGAATGGCGTAGTCATGTCCGCGGGGACATGCGCGGTGGAAATGCTGATTGTAGTGCCCCTCACGAAAGGAAGACATCTATGCTGAAGCGCATGCACCGCAGTGAGCACACGGAGGTTACTTTCGTCATCCCAGCGGACAAAGACTGCGGTCCGGTGAGCGTCGTTGGTGACTTCAACGACTGGCGGCCTGGCGCCCACCCATTTGTGGAGCAGCCCGACGGGAGCATGGCCGTGACCATGAGATTGCCCAATGAACAGCGGTACGGGTTTCGCTATCTTGCGCACGGCAACCGCTGGTTCGATGAAGGCCAGGCCGACGGCCGTGACGGCTGCAACAGCATTTTGCATACCTGAACACTGCATCGCCCGTCTCCCACGACTCCACCGCGCTCGCTGGCCAACCAGCGAGTGCGGTGCACTCGGCGACCTGGCCGTCGAGCGGGACCCCAGCTCAGCCCTCGGCGACATCAGCGCCGCAGAATCCAACCAATGACCCGTTCTCAGAGGACCCGAAGCATGCTCGGCGGTCGTGCAGCCACCGGAGTGGAGCGGAGCCGCCGCCCGTTTGGGAATCGGCTGCACATGGCAAGCCGCTCACCATGCGTCTTTCAGCGAGGTATACGAAACACGCGGTTCTCGCTCCGAGTAGCGGCGCGGTGAAAGGAGCCGCCGCCCGCGCGGAGGACTCGTTTCTCAAGTCCCTCGACTCGCTCGGCCGCCTGGAGAGGCTTGATGCGGTGATCAGCCGGGTGCAGCAGGTGGTGCGCGGATTGCCCCTGGGGCGCTACCGCGATGTGCTGCACGGTCTGCAGATCGGCCATCCGCTGCATCCCGCGCTGGTGCAGATTCCGATGGGCGCATGGTTCTCCGCCGCGGTGCTGGACGTCGTGCCCGGTACTGGGCGCAGTGCGCGTCTCCTGGTGGGTGTGGGCGTCCTTTCGGCCGCGCC includes:
- a CDS encoding isoamylase early set domain-containing protein codes for the protein MLKRMHRSEHTEVTFVIPADKDCGPVSVVGDFNDWRPGAHPFVEQPDGSMAVTMRLPNEQRYGFRYLAHGNRWFDEGQADGRDGCNSILHT